GCTGCCGCTTTCGGTGCTGATCCAGCTGCCGGCGGTAGCGCTGCAATGGCAGGTCCACTGGGACTATCGCTGGAGCGGTTTCCTGCTGCAGGTGCCGCGCGAACTGGGCGCCCCGCTGCAGGCGATGGGCTATCTGGCGCTGTGTTACGGTTTCTGGCCCACGCTGTCGCGCATGCGCATCGCCCACTGGCTGACTCTGGTAGGCCGCATGGCGTTGAGCAACTACCTGCTGCAAACGCTGATCTGCACCACGCTGTTTTATCGCTTTGACCTCTATGAGCAGTTCGACCGGCTGCAGCTGTTGGCGTTCGTGCCGCTGGTCTGGTTGGTCAACCTGGTCTTTTCCGCACTGTGGCTGCGTTATTTCGCTCAGGGGCCGATGGAATGGTTGTGGCGCAAGCTGACGCAGATGGCCGCCGGCGAAGCGGAACCCAAAGCGCTGAAGTGAGCGCCTGTCGGCAGGTTAAAAAAATGTATGTAAACGTTTTCTTTCCTGTGACGTAATTCACGCAGAGCAGCGGGCCAATCGGGGTAGGATAGCGCCACCGGTCACTACCCCGATTTCAGGATCCCGTATGCCTCCAGTTCATCCGATCACCATTCGCGACGTGGCGAAACGCGCCGGTGTCTCCGTGGCGACCGTTTCCCGCGTGCTGAACCACAGTGCGCTGACCAGCAAGGAGACGCGCGAGCAGGTGCTGCAGGCGGTGGCGGATCTGGGCTATCGCCCCAACGCCAACGCGCAGGCGCTGGCGACCCAAAGCAGCGATACTTTGGGTGTGGTGGTGATGGACGTCTCCGACCCGTTCTTCGGCGCGCTGGTGAAAGCGGTAGACACGGTGGCGCAGAAACACCACAAATACCTGCTGATCGGCAACAGCTATCATCAGGCGGACAAAGAGCGCCACGCGATCGAAGTGCTGATCCGTCAGCGTTGTAACGCCCTGATTGTCCATGCCAAAGCCTTGAGCGACGCCGAGTTGATCGGCTTTCTGGAGCAGGTGCCGGGCATGGTGCTGATCAACCGGATTATCCCCGGCTATGAGCCGCGCTGCGTTGGGCTGGATAACGTCTGCGGCGCCGATATGGCGATGCGTCTTTTGCTGTCGCAGGGCCATCGGCGCATCGGCTATCTGGGCTCCAATCACCCGATCGAAGACGGGCCGCTGCGCCAGCAGGGCTATGCGCTGGCGATGGCCGCCGCCGGGCTGGCGACGCCCGACAACTGGCGCGCCTACGGTTCACCGGATCTGCAAGGCGGCGAAGCGGCGATGGTGGAGCTGTTGGGGCGCAACTTACAGCTGAGTGCGGTGTTCGCCTACAACGATGCCATGGCCGCCGGCGCCATGGCGGTGCTGAAAGAAAACGGTATCACGGTGCCGCAGCATTTCTCGCTGATCGGCTTCGACGATATCCCCATCGCGCGTTACACCAGCCCCAAACTCACCACGGTGCGCTACCCGATCGTCTCGATGGCTACGCTGGCGACCGAGCTGGCATTGCAGGGCGCAGCAGGCCTGGTGGAGCCGCAGGCCGGTCATCTGTTCATGCCGACGCTGGTGCGCCGCCATTCTGTCGCCCCCTGGCAAAGTGAGGCGACGGTCACTCTCTGACGATTTAATCTTGTGTAACCGTTTTCAATCTGTGAGAAAATTCACAGAATATTAACATCACGCCGTCTATGCTCTAGGCGTTTTCCGGCGCAAAGGCCCTTGCCGCTGCAACCTTTACCTCGCGCTGACACAGCATTTCTCGGAAATAACAAGATCCACGGACGACAGGTGTTGAGTGGAAATCGCCTGGCCTGGGGTGTGCGCACTGCCGGTGACCATTGGCTCAAAGACGAGTAATACCCTACACAGAACCGGAGACTGACAATGAATAAGAAGGTTTTCACCCTGGCCGCCATGGCCGCAGCCATGATGTTTGGCGCCGCAGCCCATGCTGACACCCGTATTGGCGTCACGATTTACAAGTATGACGACAACTTCATGTCGGTGGTGCGCAAGGCAATCGAGAAAGACGCCAAGGCTTCACCGGACGTCACCCTGCTGATGAATGACTCGCAGAACGACCAGTCCAAGCAGAACGATCAGATCGACGTGCTGCTGGCCAAGGGCGTGAAAGCGCTGGCGATCAACCTGGTCGACCCGGCTGCGGCGCCGGTGGTTATCGATAAGGCGCGCGCAAACGATATCCCGGTGGTGTTCTACAACAAAGAGCCTTCCCGCAAGGCGTTGGACAGCTACGACAAGGCGTATTACGTCGGCACCGATTCCAAAGAATCCGGCGTGATCCAGGGCGAGCTGATCGCCAAACACTGGAAAGCCAACCCGGCCTGGGATCTGAACAAAGACGGCCAGATCCAGTACGTGCTGCTGAAGGGCGAACCGGGCCACCCGGATGCCGAGGCGCGCACCACCTACGTGGTGAAAACGCTGAACGACCAGGGCATCAAAACTCAGCAGCTGCAGATGGATACCGCGATGTGGGATACCGCGCAGGCGAAAGACAAGATGGACGCCTGGCTCTCCGGCCCGAATGCCAACAAGATTGAAGTGGTGATCGCTAACAACGACGCCATGGCGATGGGTGCGGTGGAAGCGCTGAAAGCGCACAACAAGACCAGTATCCCGGTGTTTGGCGTCGATGCGTTGCCTGAAGCGCTGGCGCTGGTGAAATCCGGTGCGATGGCGGGCACGGTGCTGAACGACGCCGACAACCAGGCGAAAGCCACTTTCGAACTGGCGAAGAACCTGGCGGCAGGCAAACCGGCCACCGAAGGCACCCAATATAAAATCGAAAATAAAGTCGTGCGTATTCCTTACGTCGGCGTAGATAAAGACAACCTGTCTCAGTTCATTAAATAAGAATTGAGATCCCGCTAAGACCCTGCCTGCGGCGCCAACACCAGGAATACCGCAGGCGGGGATGTTTACGACTGCAAGATCGTTAAGCCAGGTGTATTTATGGCCGATAGCTCACGCGAATTTCTGCTGGAAATGACGGATATCTGTAAGTCGTTTCCCGGCGTCAAAGCCTTGGACAATGTCAATTTACGCGTCCGTCCACACTCGATTCACGCTCTGATGGGGGAGAACGGCGCGGGGAAATCGACCTTGTTGAAATGCCTGTTCGGCATTTACAAAAAAGACAGCGGCAGCATTGTATTTCAGGGCCGGGAAATCGATTTCAAGAGTTCGAAGGAAGCGCTGGAGCACGGCGTTTCCATGGTGCACCAGGAGCTGAACCTGGTGCTGCAGCGCACCGTGATGGACAACATGTGGCTGGGGCGCTACCCGACCAAAGGCCTGTTTGTCGATCAGGAAAAAATGCTCAAAGACACCCAGGCGATCTTCGACGAGCTGGATATCGACATCAACCCGCGTGAAAAGGTGGGCAACCTGTCGGTGTCGCAGATGCAGATGATCGAGATCGCCAAGGCGTTCTCCTACGATGCCAAGATTGTCATCATGGATGAACCGACCTCTTCGCTGACGGAGAAAGAGGTCAATCACCTGTTCACCATCATCCGCAAGCTGAAAGAGCGCGGTTGCGGCATCGTTTATATCTCGCACAAGATGGAAGAGATCTTCCAGCTGTGTGACGAGATAACGGTGCTGCGCGACGGGCAGTGGATCGCCACCCAGCCGCTGGAAGGGCTGGATATGGACAAGATCATCGCCATGATGGTCGGCCGCTCGCTCAGCCAGCGCTTCCCCGACAGGCAGAACACGCCGGGTGAGGTGATCCTCGAGGTGAAGAACCTGACGTCGCTGCGTCAGCCTTCGATCCGCGATGTGTCCTTCGATCTGCATCAAGGCGAGATCCTCGGCATCGCCGGGCTGGTGGGCGCCAAGCGTACCGATATCGTCGAGACGCTGTTCGGCATTCGTGAGAAGGTGGCGGGCACTATCAAGCTGCACGGCAAGGCGATTGATAACCACAGCGCCAACGAAGCGATCAATCACGGCTTTGCGCTGGTGACCGAAGAGCGGCGATCCACCGGGATTTATGCCTACCTCGACGTGGGCTTCAACTCGCTGATCTCCAATATCCGCAATTATAAAAACAAGCTCGGCCTGCTGGATAACGCGCGGATGAAAAGCGACACCCAGTGGGTGATCGACGCCATGCGGGTGAAAACGCCGGGGCATCACACCCATATCGGCTCGTTGTCCGGCGGCAATCAGCAGAAGGTGATCATCGGCCGCTGGCTGCTGACACAGCCGGAGATCCTGATGCTGGATGAACCGACGCGTGGCATCGACGTGGGCGCCAAGTTCGAGATTTATCAGCTGATGACCGAACTGGCGAAGAAGGGCAAGGGGATCATTATCGTCTCGTCCGAAATGCCGGAGCTTTTGGGGATCACCGACCGCATTCTGGTGATGAGCAATGGTCAGGTTGCGGGCATCGTTAACACCAAGCAAACCTCGCAAAATGAAATCTTACGTCTCGCCTCCCTGCACCTTTAAGGATCGGAATTATGAACGCGCTAAATAAAAAAACCTTATTTACCTATTTCAAGGAAGGCGGCATTTACGTGGTGTTGCTGGTGCTGTTGGCCATCATTATCATTCAGGATCCGACTTTCCTCAGCCTGATGAACCTGAGCAACATCCTGACGCAGTCTTCGGTACGCATCATCATCGCGCTGGGTGTGGCGGGGCTGATCGTGACACAGGGCACCGACCTGTCCGCCGGGCGGCAGGTGGGGCTGGCGGCGGTGGTGGCGGCCACGCTGCTGCAATCGATGGATAACGTCAACAAGGTGTTCCCGCACATGGAAACCTGGTCGATTCCCCTGGTCATCCTGCTGGTGTGTGCGGTCGGCGCGGTGATCGGCCTGGTTAACGGCCTGATTATCGCCTATCTCAACGTGACGCCGTTCATCACTACGCTGGGTACCATGATCATCGTCTATGGCATCAACTCGCTGTATTACGATTCGGTCGGCGCTTCGCCGGTCGCGGGCTTCGATCCGAAGTTTTCCACCTTTGCCCAGGGGTTCTTGCGCTTCGGTGACTTTAAACTGTCGTACATTACCTTCTATGCGCTGATCGCCATCATATTCGTCTGGATCCTGTGGACCAAGACCCGCTTTGGCAAGAACATCTTCGCCATCGGCGGCAACCCGGAAGCGGCCAAGGTGTCCGGGGTCAACGTGCCGTTGAACCTGATCATGATCTATGCGCTGTCCGGCGTGTTCTACGCCTTCGGCGGCCTGCTGGAAGCGGGGCGCATCGGCAGCGCCACCAACAACCTCGGCTTTATGTACGAGCTGGACGCCATCGCCGCCTGCGTGGTGGGGGGCGTCTCCTTCGCCGGCGGGGTGGGTACGGTGTGGGGCGTGGTGACTGGGGTAATCATCTTTACCGTCATCAACTACGGCCTGACCTATATCGGCATCAACCCGTACTGGCAGTACATTATCAAGGGCAGCATCATCATCTTCGCCGTGGCGCTGGACTCGTTGAAATACGCCAAGAAGAAGTAGAGCTACCGCAGCACAGACGACAGGGCCGGCCTATTGCCGGCCTTTCTTTTGGGCGTTTGCCGCATCAGGGCTGTTTGGCTTTCTGCTTCTCTTCTTTCAG
The sequence above is drawn from the Serratia sp. FDAARGOS_506 genome and encodes:
- the galS gene encoding HTH-type transcriptional regulator GalS, with protein sequence MPPVHPITIRDVAKRAGVSVATVSRVLNHSALTSKETREQVLQAVADLGYRPNANAQALATQSSDTLGVVVMDVSDPFFGALVKAVDTVAQKHHKYLLIGNSYHQADKERHAIEVLIRQRCNALIVHAKALSDAELIGFLEQVPGMVLINRIIPGYEPRCVGLDNVCGADMAMRLLLSQGHRRIGYLGSNHPIEDGPLRQQGYALAMAAAGLATPDNWRAYGSPDLQGGEAAMVELLGRNLQLSAVFAYNDAMAAGAMAVLKENGITVPQHFSLIGFDDIPIARYTSPKLTTVRYPIVSMATLATELALQGAAGLVEPQAGHLFMPTLVRRHSVAPWQSEATVTL
- the mglB gene encoding galactose/glucose ABC transporter substrate-binding protein MglB, with protein sequence MNKKVFTLAAMAAAMMFGAAAHADTRIGVTIYKYDDNFMSVVRKAIEKDAKASPDVTLLMNDSQNDQSKQNDQIDVLLAKGVKALAINLVDPAAAPVVIDKARANDIPVVFYNKEPSRKALDSYDKAYYVGTDSKESGVIQGELIAKHWKANPAWDLNKDGQIQYVLLKGEPGHPDAEARTTYVVKTLNDQGIKTQQLQMDTAMWDTAQAKDKMDAWLSGPNANKIEVVIANNDAMAMGAVEALKAHNKTSIPVFGVDALPEALALVKSGAMAGTVLNDADNQAKATFELAKNLAAGKPATEGTQYKIENKVVRIPYVGVDKDNLSQFIK
- the mglA gene encoding galactose/methyl galactoside ABC transporter ATP-binding protein MglA — its product is MADSSREFLLEMTDICKSFPGVKALDNVNLRVRPHSIHALMGENGAGKSTLLKCLFGIYKKDSGSIVFQGREIDFKSSKEALEHGVSMVHQELNLVLQRTVMDNMWLGRYPTKGLFVDQEKMLKDTQAIFDELDIDINPREKVGNLSVSQMQMIEIAKAFSYDAKIVIMDEPTSSLTEKEVNHLFTIIRKLKERGCGIVYISHKMEEIFQLCDEITVLRDGQWIATQPLEGLDMDKIIAMMVGRSLSQRFPDRQNTPGEVILEVKNLTSLRQPSIRDVSFDLHQGEILGIAGLVGAKRTDIVETLFGIREKVAGTIKLHGKAIDNHSANEAINHGFALVTEERRSTGIYAYLDVGFNSLISNIRNYKNKLGLLDNARMKSDTQWVIDAMRVKTPGHHTHIGSLSGGNQQKVIIGRWLLTQPEILMLDEPTRGIDVGAKFEIYQLMTELAKKGKGIIIVSSEMPELLGITDRILVMSNGQVAGIVNTKQTSQNEILRLASLHL
- the mglC gene encoding galactose/methyl galactoside ABC transporter permease MglC translates to MNALNKKTLFTYFKEGGIYVVLLVLLAIIIIQDPTFLSLMNLSNILTQSSVRIIIALGVAGLIVTQGTDLSAGRQVGLAAVVAATLLQSMDNVNKVFPHMETWSIPLVILLVCAVGAVIGLVNGLIIAYLNVTPFITTLGTMIIVYGINSLYYDSVGASPVAGFDPKFSTFAQGFLRFGDFKLSYITFYALIAIIFVWILWTKTRFGKNIFAIGGNPEAAKVSGVNVPLNLIMIYALSGVFYAFGGLLEAGRIGSATNNLGFMYELDAIAACVVGGVSFAGGVGTVWGVVTGVIIFTVINYGLTYIGINPYWQYIIKGSIIIFAVALDSLKYAKKK